In Aquiflexum balticum DSM 16537, a single genomic region encodes these proteins:
- a CDS encoding N-acetylmuramoyl-L-alanine amidase family protein, which produces MKRFKVKNILLFSLLTISLLFAGFVPTGSRAPEFKLKRIVIDAGHGGKDPGTVGNISREKDVALNVALQIGKYVEELLPGVEVIYTRKTDVFLELKERSNIANRNKADLFISIHCNAAPNKSAYGTETFVMGTKNFEANFDIVKRENSVITLEENYEENYEGFDPKSPESYMMFNLMQKAFLSNSISLASKVENDFVTRVNRSSRGVKQAPFYVLWTTSMPSVLIELGFLSHPSEERFLNSKDGQAYLASAIYRSIKAYKEEIEEL; this is translated from the coding sequence ATGAAACGATTCAAAGTTAAAAATATTCTCTTATTTTCCTTATTGACGATATCCCTGCTTTTTGCAGGATTTGTTCCAACAGGTTCAAGGGCACCGGAGTTTAAACTAAAACGCATCGTAATAGATGCAGGCCATGGAGGCAAAGACCCGGGAACGGTGGGTAATATTTCCAGAGAAAAAGATGTGGCACTCAATGTTGCCCTTCAGATAGGAAAATATGTGGAAGAATTACTTCCCGGCGTTGAAGTGATTTATACCCGAAAAACAGATGTTTTTCTTGAACTAAAGGAGCGGTCAAATATTGCCAACAGAAACAAAGCAGATCTATTTATATCTATACACTGTAATGCAGCCCCAAATAAATCTGCCTATGGGACAGAGACTTTTGTAATGGGAACCAAAAACTTTGAGGCCAATTTTGATATTGTAAAAAGAGAAAATTCCGTAATCACGCTGGAGGAAAATTATGAGGAAAATTATGAAGGATTCGACCCCAAATCACCGGAATCCTACATGATGTTCAACCTCATGCAAAAGGCTTTTCTTTCCAACAGCATCTCTTTGGCCTCCAAAGTGGAAAATGATTTCGTGACGCGGGTAAACCGCTCCAGTCGTGGAGTCAAACAAGCACCTTTTTATGTACTTTGGACTACCAGTATGCCTTCAGTGCTGATTGAACTAGGCTTCTTATCCCATCCTTCGGAGGAACGTTTTCTCAACAGTAAGGACGGACAAGCCTACTTGGCTTCGGCAATTTACAGATCTATCAAGGCTTACAAGGAGGAGATCGAGGAATTATAA
- a CDS encoding putative LPS assembly protein LptD codes for MEQRIIVPDSILNSPILELPPLDSLAILGMDTIPRNDTTKTIPKGDIQTTINYYGEDSIITDFISKKVFLHKAAWFEYGNIRLDADLIIIDWEKSELFASGVTDSLGNITGNPIFKEGVSTYEIRKEMRYNFKTQKAIIKDVVTEQQDGLLRGETIKKDQDGSIFLDHGYYTTCNLAEPHWHINANKIKSIRGKQVVTGPFNFYFNDIPLPVGLPFGIIPDTPDEKASGIVFPSYGQEQVRGFFLRNFGYYFAFNDYVHTRVTGDIFSNGGYGAKASTIYKKRYRYNGGFNVDYQRFKSPETELNPVDYNTIWVNWQHTPETRGNSRFSASVNAGTTNYNNVVVNPNSFVNNVKSEFSSNVAYSKTFTGTPFSMSANLRHSQNIQSDEVNLILPDIAVNMNRQNPFQNVKFEPLKTLNIAWNFNLQNSINNRVSNPFGVQNEVLQQEQGISPDQNIIPFNLANLPLLLAEADNGAKNAIPITSNFTLFKYFTGTASLNYTELWYTERINYFYNPRENRVDKINENGFNRVYFYNTSFNMNTNVYGFYNFKKNKKIEAIRHHMQPSFGFNYNPDFSTSAFGFYQEVQVDESGRTQRFSRHQGFIFGQAPLGESRSLSINIRNTVEAKIKQQSDSEEETTKKIPLLQSLNLSTFYNFAADSFNLSQINFNTRTSFFEDKLSINLSGNLDPYAELITINPETGVRSGRRINKFAWQSGQGLGTFRSIQMNVNGSINPRGGKSPGEMREDMTNDFLQQGGQLNEFVEEEITRIVNDPTQYIEWDVPWNLGFGFNIAYNRQPGRDSNITSAINFNGDVSLSEKWKINFNAGYDFMTQQLTQSMIGIARDLHCWQMNVSWIPFGRFTSYNLDIRVKSSILQDLKVSRRRSFFDF; via the coding sequence GTGGAACAAAGAATCATTGTACCTGATTCCATACTCAACTCTCCAATACTTGAATTACCACCATTGGATTCCCTTGCAATTTTGGGAATGGATACTATTCCGCGTAATGATACAACGAAGACCATACCAAAAGGTGATATACAGACCACAATCAATTATTATGGGGAAGATAGTATAATTACCGATTTTATTTCCAAAAAAGTATTTCTACATAAAGCTGCTTGGTTTGAATATGGAAATATTCGCCTTGATGCAGATCTGATCATCATTGATTGGGAGAAAAGCGAGTTGTTTGCTTCGGGGGTGACCGACAGTCTTGGGAATATCACAGGGAATCCCATTTTTAAAGAAGGTGTGTCTACCTATGAAATCCGAAAGGAAATGCGGTACAATTTCAAAACCCAGAAAGCCATCATCAAAGATGTTGTGACAGAACAGCAGGATGGTCTTTTGAGAGGGGAGACAATCAAAAAAGACCAGGATGGCAGCATTTTTCTAGATCATGGCTATTATACCACTTGTAATCTAGCAGAACCTCATTGGCATATCAATGCGAATAAGATCAAATCCATCAGGGGCAAACAGGTCGTTACCGGTCCATTTAATTTTTACTTCAATGATATCCCGCTACCCGTTGGTCTGCCATTTGGTATTATTCCCGATACGCCCGATGAAAAAGCTTCAGGAATTGTATTCCCTTCATATGGTCAGGAACAGGTCAGGGGCTTTTTCTTGAGGAATTTCGGTTATTATTTTGCCTTCAATGATTATGTACATACAAGAGTGACAGGGGATATTTTTTCAAACGGGGGCTATGGTGCAAAGGCTTCTACCATCTATAAAAAACGATATCGGTACAATGGGGGATTCAATGTGGATTATCAAAGGTTCAAAAGTCCTGAAACAGAACTTAACCCTGTAGATTACAATACCATTTGGGTCAATTGGCAGCATACTCCTGAAACGCGGGGCAACTCACGGTTTTCTGCCTCTGTCAATGCCGGTACTACTAACTATAATAATGTGGTAGTGAATCCAAACAGTTTTGTAAATAATGTGAAATCTGAATTTTCTTCCAATGTCGCCTATAGTAAAACCTTCACAGGTACACCTTTCAGTATGTCTGCCAACCTAAGGCATTCCCAAAATATCCAATCGGATGAGGTTAACTTGATTTTACCGGATATTGCCGTCAACATGAATCGTCAGAATCCTTTCCAAAACGTAAAGTTTGAGCCCTTAAAAACCCTCAATATTGCCTGGAATTTCAACCTTCAGAACTCCATTAACAACAGGGTTAGTAACCCATTTGGAGTGCAGAATGAAGTGCTTCAGCAAGAGCAGGGGATCAGTCCTGACCAGAATATCATTCCTTTCAATCTTGCCAATTTACCACTGCTTCTGGCTGAGGCAGACAATGGTGCCAAAAATGCTATTCCGATCACTTCAAATTTCACCTTGTTCAAATATTTTACGGGTACAGCATCCTTGAATTATACGGAATTATGGTATACCGAAAGAATCAATTATTTCTACAATCCGAGGGAAAATAGGGTAGATAAAATAAATGAAAATGGCTTTAACAGAGTTTATTTTTACAATACTTCCTTTAATATGAACACAAACGTCTATGGCTTTTATAATTTTAAAAAGAACAAAAAAATAGAGGCGATCAGACATCATATGCAACCTTCTTTTGGTTTCAATTACAATCCTGATTTTTCGACCTCGGCTTTTGGATTTTATCAGGAGGTTCAGGTAGATGAATCAGGAAGAACACAACGGTTTTCAAGACATCAGGGGTTTATATTTGGGCAGGCACCCCTTGGAGAATCCAGGTCTTTAAGTATCAATATCAGAAATACGGTAGAGGCAAAAATCAAGCAGCAAAGTGACTCCGAAGAAGAAACCACCAAAAAAATCCCACTTCTTCAATCTCTGAATCTTTCAACATTTTATAATTTTGCCGCAGATTCATTCAATCTGTCACAAATTAATTTCAATACCAGGACGTCATTTTTTGAAGACAAACTCTCCATCAACCTTTCCGGTAATTTGGATCCTTATGCAGAACTGATAACAATAAATCCAGAAACAGGGGTAAGATCTGGAAGGAGAATCAATAAATTTGCCTGGCAGTCCGGGCAAGGTCTGGGTACTTTTAGAAGCATACAGATGAATGTCAATGGTAGTATCAACCCCCGGGGAGGAAAATCGCCCGGAGAAATGCGAGAGGATATGACCAACGATTTTTTACAACAAGGCGGTCAATTGAATGAGTTTGTTGAAGAAGAAATCACCAGAATAGTCAATGACCCAACCCAATACATAGAGTGGGATGTTCCCTGGAATCTAGGTTTTGGATTTAACATTGCTTACAATAGACAGCCCGGAAGAGATTCAAATATTACCTCAGCTATAAATTTCAATGGAGATGTGAGTCTTTCTGAAAAATGGAAAATAAATTTTAATGCAGGTTATGATTTTATGACCCAGCAATTGACTCAAAGTATGATTGGGATTGCCAGAGACCTGCATTGCTGGCAGATGAATGTCAGTTGGATCCCATTCGGCCGATTTACTTCATATAACCTGGATATCCGTGTCAAATCGTCCATTCTTCAGGATTTGAAAGTATCTAGAAGAAGAAGCTTCTTTGATTTCTAA
- a CDS encoding thiamine pyrophosphate-binding protein: MNGGEIIAQILKNHGVKFLFTLCGGHISPIFVGAEKLGIKVIDTRNEATAVFAADGIGRLTGNPGVVAVTAGPGLTNTVTAIKNAQMAQSPLILLGGAAATLLKGRGALQDIDQLSIMKPIVKWAVSIKKVKDIGPTLEKAFQVAQEGVPGPVFIECPIDTLYPKEMVLEWYGAKSSKSAKSIKEKALQWYIQRHAKKLFEDADKTVFNSDPAKPDFPKHKTSDLEKAMNLIKKAKKPLMILGSGAMLQPEKSEMLASSLNVLGVPVYLSGTGRGLFGRNGRLHIRHKRKEAIKEADLIILAGVPNDFRLDYGNHIGGRKFISVNRSKTDLYLNKKPSLPIQADPVDFLIDLAAKVQIYPQEWFSQLRERDEKRDMEIKNQSEEKTDGLNPVQVLSELELLLDDKCVLVADGGDFVATASYVLKARQPLSWLDPGAYGTLGVGGGFAIAAALVYPDRPVWILYGDGSAGYSLMEFDTFQRHGLGITALIGNDACWTQIARDQVEFLDSDCAVMLESSDYDKIPFAFGAEGEKVETMDAFVKSVQKAKESNRQGKPFLINAVIGKTDFRKGSISV; this comes from the coding sequence ATGAACGGTGGAGAAATTATAGCACAAATACTCAAAAATCATGGCGTAAAATTTTTGTTTACGCTTTGCGGAGGCCATATTTCACCAATTTTTGTTGGTGCAGAAAAATTGGGGATAAAAGTCATTGACACCAGAAATGAAGCCACTGCTGTTTTTGCGGCAGATGGGATTGGCAGGCTTACAGGTAATCCCGGAGTTGTGGCAGTGACTGCAGGTCCCGGATTGACCAATACAGTAACTGCCATCAAAAATGCCCAAATGGCACAATCCCCTTTGATTTTATTGGGAGGTGCTGCAGCTACCCTGTTGAAGGGTAGAGGTGCTTTGCAGGATATTGACCAATTGAGCATCATGAAGCCTATTGTCAAATGGGCTGTTTCCATTAAAAAAGTCAAAGATATTGGTCCTACCCTGGAAAAAGCTTTTCAGGTTGCGCAGGAGGGAGTGCCCGGGCCGGTATTTATCGAATGCCCGATAGATACCCTTTATCCCAAAGAGATGGTATTGGAATGGTATGGTGCAAAAAGCTCCAAAAGCGCCAAATCCATCAAGGAGAAAGCATTGCAGTGGTATATTCAAAGACATGCCAAAAAGCTTTTTGAAGATGCTGATAAAACGGTTTTTAATTCGGATCCAGCTAAACCTGATTTTCCCAAACACAAAACCTCTGATCTTGAAAAAGCCATGAATCTGATCAAAAAGGCCAAGAAACCCCTGATGATCTTGGGAAGTGGAGCAATGCTACAGCCTGAAAAATCAGAAATGCTGGCATCCTCCTTAAATGTATTGGGAGTTCCGGTATACTTAAGCGGAACTGGGAGAGGTCTATTTGGAAGAAATGGAAGGTTACATATCAGACATAAAAGAAAAGAAGCTATCAAAGAAGCCGATCTTATCATCCTTGCAGGTGTTCCGAATGATTTTCGCTTGGATTACGGAAACCATATTGGAGGCAGAAAATTTATTTCCGTCAATAGGAGCAAGACAGACCTTTACCTCAATAAAAAACCAAGTCTACCCATTCAAGCGGATCCGGTTGATTTTTTGATTGATCTTGCTGCCAAAGTACAAATCTATCCTCAGGAATGGTTTTCTCAATTAAGGGAAAGGGACGAAAAGCGGGATATGGAAATCAAGAATCAATCCGAAGAAAAAACGGATGGCTTGAATCCGGTTCAGGTATTGTCAGAACTGGAACTGCTATTGGATGATAAATGTGTTCTGGTTGCAGATGGGGGTGATTTTGTGGCGACTGCCTCCTATGTATTGAAGGCAAGACAACCATTATCTTGGTTGGATCCTGGTGCATATGGCACCTTGGGTGTAGGTGGAGGATTTGCTATAGCAGCAGCTTTGGTTTACCCGGATAGGCCTGTTTGGATTTTGTATGGGGACGGCAGTGCGGGATATTCCCTGATGGAATTTGATACTTTTCAGAGACATGGATTGGGTATCACCGCCCTGATAGGTAACGACGCTTGTTGGACTCAAATAGCGAGGGACCAAGTGGAATTTTTAGATTCTGATTGTGCTGTGATGTTGGAATCCTCCGATTATGATAAAATTCCCTTTGCCTTTGGGGCTGAAGGTGAGAAAGTAGAAACTATGGATGCTTTTGTGAAATCAGTTCAAAAGGCTAAGGAAAGTAACCGACAAGGAAAACCCTTTTTGATCAATGCTGTGATAGGAAAAACAGACTTTAGAAAAGGGTCCATTTCGGTGTGA
- a CDS encoding M20/M25/M40 family metallo-hydrolase yields the protein MKKTLYLFGLLLFSPMILFAQSKKSINLDEVTDKHFLNGIEILNSILSMPNDSNDPEQLVANIEWCEDSFAKRQWKTERLETEGFPMLLAERTVPKAKKTVLFYFHIDGQPVDRKRWDQEDPYKPVLKKQNPSGKWEIIPMETLQKSYDPEWRIFARSSSDDKGPLAMFLTAWDAMLENGNSPNYNIKVILDFEEEIGSPYLPTAVLKHKEKLAADMMLIMDGPRHLSNEPTLSFGARGISQFTLTVYGPRAAQHSGHYGNYAPNPAFRLSQLLASMKDDEGRVTIPGYYDGINLTAEEKRILDQVPDDENEIKRKLGIGSTDKVGNTYQESLQYPSLNIRGLSSGWVGAEVRTIVPADAIAEVDVRLVPESDPERLFSLIRKHIENQGYHILDKDPTDEERAKYPKLVKWEGSISYQAFRTPFDSEPGVWLKKSMIRAFGKDPIMKRISGGSLPIAPFVDALNVPAVTVVTVNADNNQHGPNENIRLGNYKEGIKTALAILTQEL from the coding sequence ATGAAAAAAACATTATACCTATTCGGATTGCTTTTATTTTCACCTATGATTCTTTTTGCTCAAAGTAAAAAATCCATCAATCTTGATGAGGTGACAGATAAACATTTTCTTAACGGCATTGAGATACTCAACAGCATCCTATCCATGCCCAACGATTCCAATGACCCTGAGCAGTTGGTAGCGAATATTGAATGGTGTGAGGATAGTTTTGCAAAAAGGCAATGGAAAACGGAAAGATTGGAAACTGAAGGTTTTCCCATGCTTTTGGCAGAAAGGACCGTACCGAAGGCAAAAAAAACCGTGCTTTTTTATTTTCATATAGATGGGCAGCCTGTAGACAGAAAGCGTTGGGACCAGGAAGACCCGTACAAGCCGGTATTAAAGAAACAAAATCCTTCGGGTAAATGGGAAATCATTCCCATGGAAACCCTTCAAAAATCCTATGATCCTGAATGGCGGATTTTTGCCCGGTCTTCCTCTGATGACAAAGGGCCTTTGGCTATGTTTCTGACCGCTTGGGATGCCATGTTAGAAAACGGCAATTCGCCTAATTACAATATCAAGGTGATTTTGGATTTTGAGGAAGAAATAGGTTCTCCATACCTTCCAACGGCCGTTTTGAAGCATAAAGAAAAACTTGCAGCTGATATGATGTTGATCATGGATGGGCCACGGCATTTGAGCAATGAACCTACATTGAGTTTCGGTGCAAGGGGAATTTCGCAATTTACTTTGACAGTTTACGGACCTAGGGCTGCACAACATTCAGGGCATTATGGAAACTATGCACCAAATCCGGCTTTCAGATTGTCACAATTGTTGGCATCTATGAAAGATGATGAAGGGAGAGTGACTATACCGGGTTATTATGATGGGATCAACCTGACAGCTGAAGAAAAAAGGATTTTGGACCAGGTTCCTGATGATGAAAATGAAATAAAAAGAAAACTTGGAATTGGAAGTACCGATAAAGTAGGAAATACCTATCAGGAATCGCTGCAATATCCATCCTTGAATATCAGGGGTTTGTCTTCAGGTTGGGTCGGGGCTGAAGTCCGGACGATTGTACCTGCGGATGCAATTGCTGAAGTTGATGTCCGTTTGGTTCCTGAAAGTGATCCTGAAAGACTTTTTTCACTGATCAGAAAGCATATTGAAAACCAGGGCTACCATATTCTGGACAAAGATCCAACTGATGAAGAAAGAGCAAAATATCCAAAATTGGTAAAATGGGAGGGAAGTATTTCCTATCAGGCATTTAGAACGCCATTTGATTCAGAACCAGGGGTTTGGTTGAAAAAATCCATGATAAGGGCATTCGGGAAAGATCCGATTATGAAACGAATCAGTGGTGGTTCCTTACCTATTGCTCCATTTGTGGATGCTTTGAATGTGCCTGCGGTAACTGTGGTGACCGTCAATGCAGACAACAACCAACATGGTCCCAATGAAAACATCAGACTGGGAAATTATAAAGAGGGGATTAAGACAGCTTTAGCGATTTTGACGCAGGAGTTGTAA
- a CDS encoding YdcF family protein, with protein MFFYLSQFLSFLAMPLTIIIILLLVGAIWKRKKIFWSGIILLFFFSNQVISNLAMNIWEPEYKSFESLKNYEIGIVLTGVTNLNKTTYDRTFFNKGADRATHAVQLYKLGKINKILITGGQGLNPSSTNTEAELLRDFMVMAGVSDKAILVENQAVNTYQNAIFTKEILIENGIPLNQTQLLITSAFHMRRAKGCFDKAGIQTEIFPVDYYAEDVRFSIPKLIAPEPYSIFLWHKLFKEWIGIVVYWVVGYL; from the coding sequence ATGTTCTTCTATCTTTCCCAATTTCTGAGTTTTTTGGCCATGCCCTTGACCATTATCATCATCCTGCTTTTGGTCGGAGCAATCTGGAAAAGAAAAAAAATCTTTTGGTCAGGTATCATCCTGCTGTTTTTTTTCTCCAATCAGGTTATTTCCAATCTGGCCATGAATATCTGGGAACCGGAGTATAAGTCTTTTGAAAGCCTTAAAAACTATGAAATCGGAATAGTCCTGACCGGAGTCACAAATCTCAACAAAACCACATACGACAGAACGTTTTTCAATAAGGGTGCAGATCGTGCCACGCATGCCGTTCAGCTTTACAAGTTGGGGAAAATCAACAAAATCCTGATCACGGGAGGACAGGGACTTAATCCCTCTAGTACCAATACCGAGGCGGAATTGCTTCGGGACTTTATGGTCATGGCAGGTGTATCTGATAAAGCTATTCTGGTTGAAAATCAAGCTGTCAACACCTACCAAAATGCCATTTTCACAAAGGAAATATTGATTGAAAACGGAATCCCTTTAAATCAAACCCAGCTATTGATCACATCAGCTTTTCATATGAGGAGGGCAAAAGGCTGTTTTGACAAGGCAGGAATTCAAACTGAAATTTTTCCTGTGGATTATTATGCCGAAGATGTCCGGTTCAGTATCCCAAAACTCATCGCTCCGGAACCGTATTCTATTTTTCTCTGGCACAAACTTTTCAAAGAATGGATAGGGATTGTGGTGTACTGGGTTGTAGGGTATTTGTAA
- a CDS encoding nucleotidyltransferase family protein — protein MNSLIKDNLPKITEACQNHHVESLYIFGSVNSISFDSESDVDFLVKFMNLDFGEYTENYFSFVNKLEEILGRSVDLVTDKSLSNPYFIQELNKSKMLIYGNPNQKALT, from the coding sequence ATGAATAGTCTAATTAAAGATAATCTTCCAAAAATAACAGAGGCCTGTCAAAATCATCATGTAGAATCACTTTATATTTTCGGTTCTGTAAACTCTATTAGTTTTGATAGTGAAAGCGATGTTGATTTTCTGGTGAAATTCATGAATTTGGATTTTGGAGAATACACCGAAAATTATTTTTCATTTGTAAATAAACTTGAAGAAATTTTAGGAAGGTCAGTCGATTTAGTGACAGATAAATCTTTATCAAATCCTTATTTTATTCAGGAATTGAATAAATCAAAAATGCTTATCTATGGAAATCCAAACCAAAAAGCTCTTACTTGA
- a CDS encoding HepT-like ribonuclease domain-containing protein: MEIQTKKLLLDILDSINSIYSYLGKERNFLDYRNNKMLRRAIEREFEIIGEALNKIIKIDGEIKISNKSLIVGMRNRVIHGYDKVDDEIVWGAILRHLPTLKREIEELLNQN, encoded by the coding sequence ATGGAAATCCAAACCAAAAAGCTCTTACTTGATATTTTGGATTCAATAAATTCCATTTATTCATATCTTGGTAAAGAACGAAATTTCCTAGATTATCGAAACAATAAAATGCTTAGAAGAGCTATAGAAAGGGAGTTTGAAATCATCGGAGAAGCATTAAATAAGATTATTAAAATTGATGGTGAAATCAAAATTTCAAATAAAAGTTTGATTGTTGGTATGAGGAACAGGGTAATTCATGGGTACGATAAGGTTGATGATGAAATTGTTTGGGGAGCTATCTTAAGACATCTTCCAACATTAAAAAGGGAAATTGAGGAATTGCTCAATCAAAATTAA